Proteins from a single region of Panulirus ornatus isolate Po-2019 chromosome 66, ASM3632096v1, whole genome shotgun sequence:
- the LOC139746759 gene encoding dual specificity protein phosphatase MPK-4-like, translating to WNLVENNVQYLLYKLQTAATSLIEGNRKLFEERYQTLVQPDPRTSSSSVPVAYSCRICRSPLIRKDSILPHCQGENPVWSDCKWSGSMHNLPICTKGIFTLPICWMKDTTEILQGKLFCPKCQAKVGTYNWCAGCRCPCEAKITPAFYFIPSKVDKCL from the coding sequence tggaacctGGTTGAAAATAATGTGCAGTATCTGCTTTATAAACTCCAGACTGCTGCTACATCATTAATTGAAGGTAACAGAAAACTGTTTGAGGAAAGATATCAGACTCTTGTGCAGCCTGATCCTCGAACTTCATCAAGTTCTGTTCCAGTAGCATACAGTTGCAGAATCTGCAGGTCTCCACTTATAAGGAAAGATTCCATTTTACCTCACTGTCAAGGCGAGAATCCAGTTTGGAGTGATTGCAAGTGGTCAGGGTCAATGCATAATCTTCCCATTTGTACAAAAGGTATATTCACTCTGCCAATTTGTTGGATGAAAGATACAACAGAAATCTTACAAGGAAAACTCTTCTGCCCAAAGTGTCAGGCCAAAGTTGGGACTTACAATTGGTGTGCAGGTTGCCGTTGTCCCTGTGAAGCAAAGATAACTCCGGCATTTTACTTCATTCCCTCAAAAGTAGATAAATGTCTTTGA